The nucleotide sequence CTATCTTGCCCATTTCCGGGTTGTAGCCAATATAAGTTCTATTGGTGTATCTGTCAATATCAAATGCTCCGACAAAACCCTCTTCTGAGGACATGACTTTCGGCAGAACGCCGCATCCGCTGACCGCAAACATAACATTGTTCTCAGTCGTTATGTCATAGACCTGCTTTACTTCAACAGAACCGTCATAGTGTACAATAAGCGTGGTTACCGGATAGCCGTGCGTCGCATAATTAGAGATAATCTGTCCGTCGCTTACAATAATGCCAACCGAATATGTGTTTCCTGTTGCTTCCCAGCCGAAGAATGAAGAATTGCTGTAGTTAGCTTTCCCTGAGCTTTCGGCGGATTTGTTAACAATAGCCTCAGCTTTGATATTCAGCGGGTCAATGTACACAACATGAACTCCGCCGACATAACTGTATTGATAGTTTTCGGGAGCATGACTGATTATATTCACGCTTCCGTTATATGACATATCAGTTGTATACCACAGTGAATCCATTAAGGATTTGAGGGGAACATACAGCGTGCCGTCATAGTTTATCAGCGGCGCGTCCCAGTACTCTGTGTATGCATTGTTAATTATAGCCAAATTGCTTCCAAGCGCTATTCTGATAGAATACTCGCCTTTAATAATATAGGCGGTGTATAACGCCGGGTCATAATAGACTTTACACTCCATAAAATTCTGCATTGATGTCAAGGCCAGCATCAGCGTGTCGTTGGCATAAAGCATCGGCGAGTCTAAATATTTCTCATGGCCGTTTATATAAAGCTGGTTGCCGTTTAAAGTAATATCAGCTGTCGTTCCGCTCGGAGTGTCAGAGGATATGGTTCCGAGCTCTGCGTTTGAAAATGCGGAAACGTCAATCTGAAAATCATAATCATATTCCGACTCTATCGCAAAAGCCGGAACACACCCCATAATCATAACGCCGGCTGTTAGAACCGCCGCCAGTTTGGGCTTGAATATATCTTTTGCCATTTCTCTTATTCTGTCAAAAATCATTATAATTCCTTCCAAAGTTAGTTTTGATTGTTACAGAAATGTTACATATCTGTTACAAAAAGGAATTATAGCATGGATTAGGATAAAAATCAAGCAAAAATATTATTTTTGTAGAATTTGTATTAATGAATATGGGATAAAGATAAAAGTGTGTTTAAGTTACCGATAAGTTCGTCCGCAGTGAGGGGCATACCGCCCTGGAGCCACTTGGTAACAACGTTTAGACAGGCGCCGGAATAAAAGCTTGCCAAAAATTCCGGTTTAACAGGAATCTCTTCGCCGTTTTCAACGGCTCTATTCACAATTTTTAATATTTTTTCTTCAAACAAATCCTGAATCCTGTCGGGAATAGAATAGTCGTTGTTCTTTTTTAGTATGGAAGCATATATATCCTTATTGCTTGCAACGTAATTTATAATATCACCCACAACTTTTTCGGGATTTACTGCTCCGTCGGTTCCGTGAGCAGAAAATTCCAGTTTGTCAAGCGGGATATGTTCGTCTATGCTGTAGGTCAAAAGTTCGTATTTGTCGCTGAAATGTGAATAAAAGGTTGCGCGGTGAACCATTGCCGCGTCACAAATATCACAGACCGACACTTTGTCAAATGGTTTTTTCTTAATCAATTCAAAAAGTGCGTTAGACAGCAGCTTTTTGGTCCTCCTAATTCTGAGGTCCTCCTTTTTTTGATTCTCCTGCATTATTCTCACCTCAACAAAATATATTCATAAATGTACTATTAAAGCATACATTATAGAATAAAAACAGACACATGTCAAGTAAATAAATAACATATAATTATAGACACGATTGTATATTTTATACAAAAATTAAGTTATACAACAAAAATGGAATGTTTGTCTATTGAATAAAGTCCAAAATGGTATTATACTTACTCTGTGAAATAGACGAAGAAGCGCCGGTATAGCAGTATGCAGGCGGCAGAATATAATATTGTTAAGAGTAGATTTGAATGGAGTGATACCGTGAAAAATTCAGATGAGAATATAATGGAAAAAGTAGCGCTGTTTATAGTAGACAAAAGAAAAGCATTTTATCTGTTGTTTGCTATTGCTTTTGTGTTCTGCGCAATTTGTATTCCTAAAGTTCAGGTTGAAAATGATATTTCAGCGTATTTGCCTGAGTCGACTGAAACAAAGCAGGGGCTTGATTTGATGGACAGGGAATTTGTTACTCACGACACTTTTTCACTGATGATTTCAAATATTCCATATAACCAGGCAGAAAAAATGACAGACAAGATTGAAGAGGTGGGCGGCGTAAAGGAAGTTGAGTTCGACGACAGCGAGGACCATTATAAAAACTCTTCAGCTATATATACGGTAACTCTGGACAGCGGTCTTGACAATGAGCGTGAGATAGAAATAGAGAATGAGGTAAAAAATAAGTTTGCTGAGTATGACTGTTATACATATTCTGCGTCGATTGACAACTCGTCTGACAGTTTGGCGGCGGACATGAGACAAATAATAATGTATGTGGCTATTATTATAGTCTTGATGCTGCTGTTTACTTCTAAATCGTTTATGGACGTTGCAGTATTTTTGATAGTGTTTATAGTTGCTGCTGTTTTAAATATGGGAACAAACTATCTGCTCGGTACCATATCATTTATATCTAACTCGGTGGCAATCGTTCTTCAGCTTGCCCTGGCAATAGATTACGCTATTATTTTGTCACACAGGTTTGCGGAAGAAAAGCAGACTAAAAATTCACATGACGCCATAGTGGCGGCGCTGTCTAAAGCGATTATAGAAATCAGTTCCAGCAGTCTTACTACTGTGGCAGGACTGGCGGCGCTTATGACTATGCAGCTTGGTATAGGCAAAGATTTGGGTCTTGTGCTCTGTAAGGGAATTATATGTTCTCTTATAACCGTGTTCCTGCTTATGCCCGGACTTTTGTATATGTTTTCAAACGCTATAGACAAAACCGTTCATAAAAATTATGTGCCTGATATATCTTTTTGGGGAAAGATTGTTATGAAAACAAGGTCTTTCGTTCCAATAATTTTTGCGTTGGTAATAGTGTCTTCAATATTTCTGTCGTCTATGTGTCAATACGCTTTCGATCAGGATTCTGTGTCCAGTCCGAGGCTGAGCGACAGCAAAAAGGCAGAGAATAAAATAAAAGAAAATTTTGACGTCGGCGGACAGCTTGCAGTGATAGTGCCGAAAGGGAGCTATGATAAGGAAAAGAAAATACTTCAGGATGTTGAAGAATACGACGGCATTTCTACTGCACTGGGACTGGCAAACGTAGAGGTAGACGATGATTATTGCCTGACAGACAAGGTTACTCCGAGACAGTTTGCCGACCTGATGAGTTTGGATATTGCAACTTCCAGAGTTCTGTTTCAGGCTTATGGCGCTTCAGTGTCGCAGTATACCCCTATATTCCAGGACGTGGACAGTTATACCGTGTCTATTATGGATATACTGATGTTTGTTCACGAACAGATGGACTATGGCGTTATAGATTTGGGTGAGGAAAAGAATTCAGACATAAACGAGGTTTATGACAAGGTGTCAGACGCCAGAGATCAGCTTGAGGGAGAAGAGTATTCAAGGCTTGTGTTTACATATAAGGGAAAGAACGAGAGCGAGGAAGTTATAGCTCTGCACGATAAAGTGCGCGAGGAAGCAAAGAGGTATTATGACGATCCTATTCTTGTCAGCAACGCTATTTCAGCTCTTGATTTAAAATCGTCATTCAGCGGCGATAATCAGAAAATCAACCTTTTTACAATTATTTCAGTGCTGCTGATTCTGCTGGCGACCTTCAAGTCTTCATCAGTTCCAGTTCTGCTGGTGCTTACAATACAGGGCAGTATATGGATAAACTTCTCTTTCCCATACCTTATGAATGAGAAGCTGTATTTCCTGGGGTACCTGGTGGTAAGCTCAATTCAGATGGGAGCGACTATAGATTATGCTATAGTGTTCACCAACAGGTATCTTGAACTAAAGCCGGAGATTGGTAAAAAAGCCGCCGCAATAGAAGCTATAAACGGCGCGTTCCCAACGATTTTGACATCGGGATTGATAATGATGATTGCCGGCTTCCTGATAGGGTTTATTTCAACCAACCCGGTTATTTCGGCTTTGGGAAAATGTTTGGGGCGCGGAACACTTATCTCTATAATCTTGGTAATGACGCTGCTTCCGCAAATCATGGTGCTATTTGATAAGCTGGTCGAAAAGGGCGCGTTTACATTAAAGAAGAAGGAGAAAAAGGAACGCACCGGTATAGTTTATGTTGACGGAAGAGTAAAAGGCTATATAAACGGATACGTAAACGGAACGATTCACGGAATGGTAAAGGGCGATGTTAAAGCGATAGTTGAGAATATGAGCGGTCCGGAAGACGAGCAGAAGCAATAAAATAGTCAAAAAGAGGTGATTTGTAATGAATAGAATATCAGAAAATCTTCGCAGGGGTCTTGCGTTTATGGCGGCGCTAGTCATCCTTGTTTCCTGTCCGGCAGAATATATTTGTTTGGCAGAGGGAGAAGGAACCGCCCCGGTAATAACCATATCAACGCCGGGAGATTTTGCGGCGCTTGCTAAAAATTGTGTGTATGACAGCTATTCCCGCGGAATGCAGGTTACTTTGCTGAACGATATAGATATGTCAGGAACCGAGTTTGAGCCTATGAAAATATTCTGCGGCACTTTCGAGGGAGGCGGTCACCGTATAACTAATATTGACTTAAACTTTGACGGGTCTGCAAAAGGACTGTGTTTCGAACTCGGCGAGGGAGGAGAAATACGCAACCTCAATATTTCGGGTAAGGTAAAAGCGAAAAAGGTTACTGACGGAGCCGCGTCTATCAGCGACGTTATAGGAAGCGTGGTAAAGAATGCCGGAATAAGCACAGACATAATAAATGAGAATTCTATCTCAGTTTTGGGAGGAATAGTCGGCAAAAACCAGGGCAGAGTGATAAATTGTTCCTTTGACGGCGAGATTGAGGGAGACGCTATAGTTGGAGGAATAGTCGGGCAGAATGAGGAGAACGGATACATTGAAGCGTGTTATAATGTCAGTTCTGTTTTGGGAAACAAAGACACCGGCGGAGTTGTCGGAAAGAATTACGGCTGGGTCAAGTCATCCAAGAATTCGGGCAAAGTAAATTCATCTCCGGTGGAGGAGAGCCATAACATTGGCGGAATTTGCGGGATAAACGACGGCGTGCTTGAAAATTGTTTGAATGACGCTGAAATCGGCTATAAAAATGTTGGGATAAATATCGGCGGAATTGTTGGAAACCAGTCGGGCTGCGTTATAGAGTGTCAGAATATAGGTGATATATTCGGGTCTAAAAGCGTGGGCGGAATTTTCGGCAGATTTGAGCCTTACACTGATATAAGCATAGAAGATTTGGACAGAGTAAAGGACGATGTGAACGAGATTCGTGAAAACGTGAAGAGTGATATTGACAACAGCTGGAATAATACCATTAACGATATAGACAGTCTGCGAGACAGGTTAAACAATGATATAAACGGAGTTTTGGACAGATTCGGATTTTTTGGCGGCGGCGGACTTCTTTCAAATCTTTTGGGGCTGAGCGGAACAAAGTCGTCATTGTCAGGAGCTTTGGACAGTTTGACTAGCAGTCAAACCGGGCTTCTGGACGCGATACGTGACAGAATTAGCTCGTCTGACAGCGGAAGCCTGACAGGATTGCTGGACAGTCTCTCGGATTCGGCAAGAGAGATAAGTGATGACTTGGGAGGGCTTTCTGAGTCGGGAAGTTTACTTTTGGATCAGCTTAACGATGAGACTAAAGGGTCGCTGGGTGAAGCGCTGGATTCTATTAATAATACCATCGATACCGCCAATCGGGCAGGTGAGAGTTTAAATGATGTTCTGCAGGACGTTGATAATCTAATAACCGACGCAAATGACGCTTACAACGACGGAGACTGGCAGACTTTGAGCGACAGGCTTGACTCTTTAGACGGCAGGCTGGATTATATTCAGGATACTATGCTCGACCCTATTTCAAGCAGTATAACTTCATCGCTGAACGCTGTTACAAGAACCTTAAACTCTATAAGAAATGACTCCAATGATATTGCGGACGCCATAAGCGGACCATTAAAGCAGGCGGAGACAATATTAAAGAATGCGAAGGCACAGATTGATGCTGCAAATGAGCAGATTACCAAAATCAGAACAGATATTAAACAGGCTATTGAAAAGGTTAATGATATATTAAGCGGACTTTTTCCGACTGCTAAACCGAAAACGGTAGGAAGCGTTATATCGGATACTATATTCATGACAGCGTATGCGGATGAAAAACTGGATTTAAATGAGGATGAAATCAAGGATACATTAAAAAATCTGACGAGCGTAGATATCGACATATCAAGAAATGTGGCAGGAATGAACACCGACGACGCCCTTGTAATGTACTGCGTCAATAGCGGCGAAGTGACAGGTGAAAAAGACTTGGGCGGAATAGGCGGAACGATTGGTATAGAGTCGGCGGTTAAGTACGGAAATAATGTAACTCTTCCCAGCGGAAAAATAATTACTCCGACTTCTATAGTTAAAGCAGTGGTTAACGGATGTATAAGCGAGGGAGAAGTTTTTTCGAGAAACGGCTACGGAGGCGGAGTGGTTGGCGACGCGTCTTTTGGAATAATAAAAAATTCTGTGACTGAAACCAATATAACTTCTGATGAGGGGGGATATGTTGGAGGTATTGCGGGATATTCAAAAGGCAAGATATATAATTGTGCAGCCATTTCAGATTTAAAAGGCAGCGACCATGTCGGCGGCATAGCCGGAGAGGGGGATACCATAGCAACCTGTTACGCTCTGCCTAGAATAGACGGTGTTGTTGAAAAGAGCGGCGCAATAACAGGAACTGCAGGCGGCGTGGTACAGAACAACTATTTTATAAAAGAGGGACTGAGCGGTATTGACGGCACCGATTATGAAGGAAAAGCCGTGGCTCTGGATTATACTGAAATGACCGGAGCGGATAATATCCCTGAAAAGATGACAGGATTCAGCAACGATACATGGTATATGGGGAGCGGAGATATATTTCTTCCCCAAAATAGGGTGTTAAGTGATAATTCAGCTTCAAATATAGGCGCTTTGATTAAATCGAAATCAGCTGAATATGCGGCTTTTCATTTTAAAGTGAAATTTGATATTGATGAGGAGACAGTCAAAGAGTTTACGGTAGACTACAATACTGTTTTAAACTCTGAAGAAATACCCGATATTGAGCCTCGCGACGGGTATTGCCCGCAGTGGGATAAGGATACCTCAGACCCCATAAGAAGAAACACTATATTTAAAGCTGAGTATTTGGATGCTGTAAAGACTTTGGGGACGGCGGAAGAACCGCCTCTGCTGCTCGTTGAGGGAAATTTTAAAGACGGTTCGGAGGTTCACGCATGGGAGGCGGATTCGGAAGGGGAGTATTCAGGCGACTATAAGACTGTTGCGGCATACGAATTTGAAATAACCCCGGAATACAGCGGAAAAATAAAAGTCCATATCCGTGATAAGGATGAGGACGGAAACTGTATAGGAATAGTTATAAACGGCAAGACCAAAATATTAGACGCCGAAAGGGACGGCAGTTATTTGGTGTTTGAGACTGACAGGGCAGGACAGTTTACCGTGCTTCACAGGCGCAGCAATATTTGGAAGATTTTGGGGATATTATTGCTCGCATTTGGTCTCTTGATATTAATAGGAGTCACAGCTTATAAAAGAAGCGGCATGGCAAAAACGAAGCCAAAAGATAAATCACCCAATCTAACAGATAATGACGCTGAAAAAAATAAAATTGTAGCTGACGGGGATGCTGAAAAGCTGGCAAAGGCAAAAGCCGATATTAAAGAACCCAAACAGCGGGAACGTGATGAGATTAGTACGGCTAAAGAAAAATATAAAAAAACTGTTGACAAATAATGTGAAATGGTATATAATCTCAAATATAGTAATCATTACTATTTTATATCTATTCTTGTTGATGTAATGTATTTTTCAATAAAGATAGCGCAAACTAATAATGTTTGTTGGAAATTTCAGTATGGCAGAGTGAAAAATAATTAATTAATATATAATTTTGGAGGTAAGAGAAATGAAATACGTATGCGATATATGCGGATATATCTATGATGAAGCTGAAGGTGAGCCGGATAACGGCATAGCTCCGGGAACAAAGTGGGAAGACCTTCCTGAAGATTACGTATGTCCGCTTTGCGGAGTTGGCAAAGACCAATTCAGCAAAATGGATTAATAAAAACAACCGCTTCACTAAAATGTGAAGCGGTTATTTTTATATATAAAGTTGAATAAATTTATATTTTATATGTGTGATAATATAAAGTTATAAAGTTATATCAAATAGCTAACGAAATAATTACTGATAAGAATAATACATAAAAAATAATAAGTATATATAAGCAAACAGCTTTTAGCGAACATCGGCAGGGTGTGCTTACGCACACCTCGTTAGGTGAGCTGCCATCTCACGCATAGCGTGAACATACATATGGTGGATTGTCATAATTCTTTTTGATTACAAATTTCTCCGTGACTGCGCGCCTTACGCGGTAAACTACGTTTACCCTGCCGAAGCTTGCTATACCACAGTTTTATATAATTAGTTATTTTAGAATTATTACCCTGCATCTCACGCTTTTAGTGAACATCGGTAGGGCAAACTACGTCTGCCTCGTTAGGTGAGCTGCCATCTCACGCGTAGCGTGAACATATTTAAAATAGTTTGTTATACCTCTTCTAATCTTTCAGAAATGTATACAAAAAACCGCAGTTTTTTTCTACATTAAAAGTGGTTGAAATTGCCATGAATTAGTAGTATAATGTCTCTATAGTACAAATTAAACAAATCGGAGGCGCAAAAAATGGAATATTTAGATGAATATGCAAGATGGATAAATGAAGCTGACCCTGAAACGGTGGCAGAACTTGAGAGCATTAAAGATGATGACGCGGAAATAAAAGACCGCTTTTATAAGACGCTGGAGTTTGGAACAGCCGGACTTAGAGGCGTTTTGGGCGCCGGCATAAACAGAATGAACGAATATGTTGTTGGCCAGGCCACCCAGGGATTGGCGAATCAGCTAATAAAAACAAATGGAAAGGACGCAGATTTAAGCGTTGTAATCGCTTATGACAGCCGTCATAAGTCAGATGTGTTTGCCAAAGAGGCGGCGCAGATATTGGCCGCAAATGGGATAAAGGTGTATTTGTTTGAGGAGCTTAAGCCCGTTCCTGAGCTGTCGTTTTCAATAAGATACTTAAAGACCACAGCAGGTATAGCTGTAACGGCCAGTCATAATCCGGCGAAATATAACGGATACAAGGCTTATGGCTCAGACGGCGCACAGCTGAATCCGGAGCTTGCAACAATCGTGCTTGATGAGATAGGAAAGACGGATATTTTTACCGGCGTTAAAAAGATGGATTTTGAGCAGGCAATAGACCAAGGCATGATTGTTATGATTGGCGACGAGGTTGAGGAGGCATATTTGGACGAAGTTCAAAAGCAGTGTGTGAATCCTGAGCTCGCTAAAGAAAAGGGCGACACCCTGAAATTTGTTTATACTCCTTTCCATGGAGCAGGCAACAAGCCTGTCAGAAAGATATTAAAGCGTATAGGCTTTAACAATGTCGTTGTGGTGAAGGAGCAGGAGCTTCCTGATGGCGATTTCCCTACAGTAGAATCCCCGAACCCTGAAAATAAGGAAGGGTTTAAGCTGGCCATCGGATATGCTAAGGAATGCGGAGCGGATTTAATAGTGGGAACTGACCCAGACAGCGACAGAGTTGGTATTTTGGTTAAGAATGACAAGGGCGAGTACGTTACCTTTACAGGAAACCAGGTTGGAACCCTGCTTTCGGAATATATTCTTTCGGCTCTTGCAGAAAAGGATGCGGTTCCAAAGGACGGATACATAGTAAAAACAATAGTTACCACTAATATAATTCAGGCTATTTGCGACGCTTACGGCATTGAAATGAAAGAGGTGCTGACCGGTTTTAAGTTTATCGGCGAGAAGATAAAGGAGTCGGAAGAGACCGGAATAGGAACGTACATTTTTGGATTTGAGGAGAGCTATGGTTATCTTAAAGGAACCTACGCCCGTGATAAGGACGCGGTTGTTGCGACAATGCTGATTGCTGAAATGGCGCTTTATTACCAGGAGAACGGAACTTCTATATTTGAGCAGATGGACAACATCTACAAGAAGTATGGATACTATAAAGAAGAAGTTGTGTCTGTAACGCTTGAGGGAATAGAGGGGCTTGCAAAGATAAAGTCAACAATGGATAGGCTGAGAGAGAATCCGCCGGAGATGGTTGCAGGCAAAAAGGTTATTGCTGTGAGGGATTATCTTACGAGTGAGAGGGTTGATAAGCTGACAGGAGAAAATAGCGGGATACTTCTGCCAAAGTCTAATGTTATTTATCTTGAGCTTGAAGACCAGAACAACTTTATAATTCGTCCGTCGGGAACAGAGCCGAAAATTAAGCTGTACTGTTTGATGAAAGGCGAGACTGAGGAGGAGGCCAATGAGCTTCTTAAATTGGTGAAAGAGGATATAGACAGGATAATAGAATAATAAAATTGCGCGGCAATATAAAACAGCAGGTTAATATGGTTGACGGGCGATTAAATTTTAAAGTGTGAAAATTTAAATAAATAAGACAACGGGGCCGATTTTTAATCGTGCCCCGTTGTTAGTTATGGTAATTATTATTTTACTTATTAAAAAAAATGAGTTTTCTTTTTAAATTAATATATAAAACAGAGTTTTTTCAGTGAACATCGGTAGGTGTGACCACACTTTTTTTAAAAGTGTGTGTGATACATACTAACTTGTTTTGTCATTACCTGTAATGTCATTAATATGTATACTCAATGCAGATGAAATCTGCCGCGTTAGGTGAGCTATCATCTGAACACACAGTGTTCAATATATAATTGTATTATTCAAATTATAAAGGTTTCTTACACATGACATCATATTAATTTTTTATTAATTTACTTAACGAAAAAACTGTTTATATACTTTGTATATAACCCCATATAAAAAATTTTATTATTACATAATAATGGTGTTTGAACCATTTCTTTTTCTCGTAAGAAAAAGAAACGCTTCACCAAAGAAAAAGTACTGCTCGCTTAGGTCGCCTAACGGCTCCAAGGGGCGCTCGCACCCCGCTCATTTCACCATGAAGCATGGCTTCATGATGAAAAAAGCCTTGTAACTTACCCGTTGACTTTGTGAACTGCCGTGAATAAAGATATTCCGATATATTATTTATTTTCTCTAATAAAACTGTTGTTTTGGCAAACATCGGCAGGGCGCATTTATGCGCCTCGTTAGGTGCGCAGTCGCGGATTTGTTAATATCTTTTATTATTATCTTTATAACTTTCTAATAAATTAATTATCAGCTCTGTATCTTTTTCATTAAGTTTGTTTATTCCTTTTATTATTTTATGTATTTTTTCAGGATACTTCATATTTTCATTAAAAAATTCATATGGCGTTATCCCAAAATATCTGCATATTTCAAAAAATTCACTCATTGACGGCATTGCTTTTCCTGATGTTATATGATTTATATATCCTTCCGAATGTCCCATATCTAAACTCATACATCTTTCTGATACGTTTTTTCTCATCCGCAATTCTGTTATTCTTTCTCTTATAAAATCTTCAAACATTTATATCCTCTCCTTTTTCTATTTTTGTTTTATAAAAATTATAATAACATAAATTGATCATAAAGTGCTTTTCTGAGTATCTATAAGTACTGCAAATAATTTCTAGGAGGAAATATGAGGGAACTTGATACATTTGGAAGAATTTTAATACCTAAAGAAATAAGAAAGGAATTAAATATAAATGAAGGAGATAAACTTCATATAAGTTGTATAGATAACACTGTAATATTGAAGAAAGTTGATAAAAATATTTGTGATAAATGCGGAGAGAAATCATATACAAAGCAGTTAAATTTGTGTCAGGAATGTATGGAAAAATTATTAATATAAGTTTGTTATATATTGAACACTGCGTGTTCAGATGATAGCTCACCTAACGCGCTTGCTATCGCAAGCCTACCGAAGTTCACTGACCCCCAATTTTTTGTGTTAAATTAAATTGAAAAATCAACTTTTTTAGTGAGTTAAATAAATAAGAATTCGGAATATCTATTTTCACGGTAGTTCACAAAGTCAACGGGAAAGTAACAGGGCTTTTTCTTTTGTGCGTGGAGCACAAAAGAAATTAGCGGGGGCGAGCGCCCCTTGGAGCCGTAGGCGACCTAAGCGAGCAAGCACTTTTTCTTTGGTGAAGCGTTTCTTTTTCGTGCCGGAAAAAGAAATGGTTCAAACACCATTATTATGTAATAATAAAATTTTTTATATGGGGTCATATATATAGTATATAAACAGTTTTTTAGTTAAGTAAATTAATAAAAATTTATATGGTGTCATATGTAAGGAACCTTTATAATTTGAATAATACAATTATATATTGAACACTATGTGTTCAGATGATAGCTCACCTAACGCGGCGGCCGATGCCGCCCTACCGATGTTCGCTGAACCCCAACTTTTTTGGTGAATTAAATTAATGGGAACTCGGAACAGCTTTCTAGTGAATTAAAATAATCAAATAAAATTTGTATTGTAATTTAAAATTTAATTCTCGTATTTTTAAGGTAAGTGTGTTACAATTAACCTATCTACATAAAGTGTGGTGTTAACACCGCGTATAAATAAAATATGAGAACGGAGAAAAATAATATGATGCGTGACGCAGAAAAAACTATAGGTAACCTTATTGATAAGCAGGGAGTTTCATATATTGCGTCTATTTCAGAAGACGGTTTTCCAAATATAAAGGCAATGCTGCCGCCCCGCAAGCGGATAGGTATCAAGGAATTTTATTTTACTACGAATACTTCTTCTATGAGAGCAGCACAATATAGAAAAAATCCAAACGCCAGCATTTATTTTTGTGATAAGCGCTTTTTCAGAGGGGTTATGCTTGTCGGCAGTATGGAAGTTTTAGAAGATTCTGAGAATAAAGAAATGATTTGGAGAGAAGGCGACACTATGTATTATCCTTTGGGAGTAACTGACCCGGATTATTGCGTGCTTAAATTTGTGGCAACCAGCGGACGTTATTATTCCAACTTTAAATCGGAAACGTTTGAAATTAATTGATTTGTATATTTAAAATCTAACCGGCGAAAATTATAGCTGAAGGAAGCTTTGTGTTTGTAGGAATACTAAGGTTTTAATTATGAACAGAAATAGTGGTTGACAAAAAGAGTTTTATATATTAAATTCATATTTAAGGAGCAAAATAATGGTTAAGGTTAGAAATGAAACAGAAAAAGATTATAAAATAGTAGAAGAAATCACCAGAAAGGCTTTTTATAATTTGTATGTTCCGGGCTGTGCTGAACATTACCTGGTTCATATTATGCGCCCGCACAAAGACTTTCTGCCTGAGCTGGACTTTGTTATTGAACTTGACGGACAGGTTATCGGAAATATTATGTATACAAAAGCTGAATTAGTTGACGAAAATGGAGAAAA is from Monoglobus pectinilyticus and encodes:
- a CDS encoding MlaD family protein, giving the protein MNRISENLRRGLAFMAALVILVSCPAEYICLAEGEGTAPVITISTPGDFAALAKNCVYDSYSRGMQVTLLNDIDMSGTEFEPMKIFCGTFEGGGHRITNIDLNFDGSAKGLCFELGEGGEIRNLNISGKVKAKKVTDGAASISDVIGSVVKNAGISTDIINENSISVLGGIVGKNQGRVINCSFDGEIEGDAIVGGIVGQNEENGYIEACYNVSSVLGNKDTGGVVGKNYGWVKSSKNSGKVNSSPVEESHNIGGICGINDGVLENCLNDAEIGYKNVGINIGGIVGNQSGCVIECQNIGDIFGSKSVGGIFGRFEPYTDISIEDLDRVKDDVNEIRENVKSDIDNSWNNTINDIDSLRDRLNNDINGVLDRFGFFGGGGLLSNLLGLSGTKSSLSGALDSLTSSQTGLLDAIRDRISSSDSGSLTGLLDSLSDSAREISDDLGGLSESGSLLLDQLNDETKGSLGEALDSINNTIDTANRAGESLNDVLQDVDNLITDANDAYNDGDWQTLSDRLDSLDGRLDYIQDTMLDPISSSITSSLNAVTRTLNSIRNDSNDIADAISGPLKQAETILKNAKAQIDAANEQITKIRTDIKQAIEKVNDILSGLFPTAKPKTVGSVISDTIFMTAYADEKLDLNEDEIKDTLKNLTSVDIDISRNVAGMNTDDALVMYCVNSGEVTGEKDLGGIGGTIGIESAVKYGNNVTLPSGKIITPTSIVKAVVNGCISEGEVFSRNGYGGGVVGDASFGIIKNSVTETNITSDEGGYVGGIAGYSKGKIYNCAAISDLKGSDHVGGIAGEGDTIATCYALPRIDGVVEKSGAITGTAGGVVQNNYFIKEGLSGIDGTDYEGKAVALDYTEMTGADNIPEKMTGFSNDTWYMGSGDIFLPQNRVLSDNSASNIGALIKSKSAEYAAFHFKVKFDIDEETVKEFTVDYNTVLNSEEIPDIEPRDGYCPQWDKDTSDPIRRNTIFKAEYLDAVKTLGTAEEPPLLLVEGNFKDGSEVHAWEADSEGEYSGDYKTVAAYEFEITPEYSGKIKVHIRDKDEDGNCIGIVINGKTKILDAERDGSYLVFETDRAGQFTVLHRRSNIWKILGILLLAFGLLILIGVTAYKRSGMAKTKPKDKSPNLTDNDAEKNKIVADGDAEKLAKAKADIKEPKQRERDEISTAKEKYKKTVDK
- the rd gene encoding rubredoxin, with the translated sequence MKYVCDICGYIYDEAEGEPDNGIAPGTKWEDLPEDYVCPLCGVGKDQFSKMD
- a CDS encoding phospho-sugar mutase yields the protein MEYLDEYARWINEADPETVAELESIKDDDAEIKDRFYKTLEFGTAGLRGVLGAGINRMNEYVVGQATQGLANQLIKTNGKDADLSVVIAYDSRHKSDVFAKEAAQILAANGIKVYLFEELKPVPELSFSIRYLKTTAGIAVTASHNPAKYNGYKAYGSDGAQLNPELATIVLDEIGKTDIFTGVKKMDFEQAIDQGMIVMIGDEVEEAYLDEVQKQCVNPELAKEKGDTLKFVYTPFHGAGNKPVRKILKRIGFNNVVVVKEQELPDGDFPTVESPNPENKEGFKLAIGYAKECGADLIVGTDPDSDRVGILVKNDKGEYVTFTGNQVGTLLSEYILSALAEKDAVPKDGYIVKTIVTTNIIQAICDAYGIEMKEVLTGFKFIGEKIKESEETGIGTYIFGFEESYGYLKGTYARDKDAVVATMLIAEMALYYQENGTSIFEQMDNIYKKYGYYKEEVVSVTLEGIEGLAKIKSTMDRLRENPPEMVAGKKVIAVRDYLTSERVDKLTGENSGILLPKSNVIYLELEDQNNFIIRPSGTEPKIKLYCLMKGETEEEANELLKLVKEDIDRIIE
- a CDS encoding helix-turn-helix domain-containing protein, which translates into the protein MFEDFIRERITELRMRKNVSERCMSLDMGHSEGYINHITSGKAMPSMSEFFEICRYFGITPYEFFNENMKYPEKIHKIIKGINKLNEKDTELIINLLESYKDNNKRY
- a CDS encoding AbrB/MazE/SpoVT family DNA-binding domain-containing protein is translated as MRELDTFGRILIPKEIRKELNINEGDKLHISCIDNTVILKKVDKNICDKCGEKSYTKQLNLCQECMEKLLI
- a CDS encoding pyridoxamine 5'-phosphate oxidase family protein; this encodes MMRDAEKTIGNLIDKQGVSYIASISEDGFPNIKAMLPPRKRIGIKEFYFTTNTSSMRAAQYRKNPNASIYFCDKRFFRGVMLVGSMEVLEDSENKEMIWREGDTMYYPLGVTDPDYCVLKFVATSGRYYSNFKSETFEIN